The sequence TCCTATTCCAAGCTGGAGGGTGCGGTCGTGTTGCCGAGCGTCAAGGTTGGCCGCCGGGCACAGCTCAAGAATGTCGTCATCGACCACGGCGTCACCATTCCCGAAGGTCTGGTGGTCGGTGAAGATCCGGAACTGGATGCCAAACGCTGGCGCCGCACGGAAAGCGGCATCTGCCTCATCACCCAATCGATGATCGACAAGCTGGATCTGTAACCTATGAAGGTTCTCTCGGTTTCGTCCGAAGTCTTCCCCTTGATCAAGACAGGGGGTCTGGCCGATGTGGTCGGCGCCCTGCCTATTGCACTGAAGCCCTATGGCGTCGAAACCAAGACCCTCATCCCAGGCTATCCTGCGGTCATGAAAGCCATTCGCGATCCGGTTGTTCGTCTGGAGCTTCCGGATCTTCTTGGCGAGGCCGCCACCATTCTAGAAGTCGAGCACGCGGGCATTTCCTTCCTCGTGCTCGACGCACCGGCCTATTACAGCCGCACCGGCGGCCCCTATGTCGATGCGACGGGCAAGGACTATCCCGACAATTGGCGACGTTTCGCCGCGCTGTCGCTGGCCGGCGCGGAAATTGCAGCTGGTCTCCTGCCCGGCTGGCGGCCGGATCTCGTGCACGCACATGATTGGCAGTCGGCGCTGGTGCCGGTCTATATGCGTTACTATCCGACGCCGGAACTGCCGAGCGTTCTGACCATCCACAACATCGCATTCCAGGGCCAGTTCGGCGCCGATATCTTCCCCGGCCTTCGTCTGCCGGCGCATGCTTTCTCGGTGGAAGGCATCGAATATTACGGTGATGTCGGCTTCCTGAAAGGTGGGCTGCAGACGGCGCATGCCCTGACCACCGTCAGCCCTTCCTATGCCGAGGAAATCCTGACGCCGGAATTCGGCATGGGCCTCGAAGGCGTCATCGCCAGCAAGGCCTACAATCTCTACGGCATCGTCAACGGCATCGACGACGATATCTGGAATCCGGCGACCGATCCGATGATCGCGCAAACCTATAGCGCGGCGACGCTGAAGGAGCGCGCCATCAACCGCCATCGGGTCGTCGAGCATTTCGGCCTCGAAGAGGATGATGGTCCGATCTTCTGCGTCGTCAGCCGCCTCACCTGGCAGAAGGGCATGGATATTCTGGCGGAGGTTGCGAGCGAGGTCGTCCACATGGGTGGCAAGCTCGCAATTCTCGGCGCAGGCGACGCGGCGCTGGAGGGCGCGCTCTTTGCCGCAGCCGGCCGTCACCGCGGTCGCGTCGGCGTTTCGGCAGGCTACAACGAGCCCATGTCGCATCTGATGCAGGCCGGCTGCGACGCGATTATCATCCCCTCGCGTTTCGAACCCTGTGGTCTCACGCAGCTTTATGGCTTACGCTATGGCTGCCTGCCAATCGTTGCGCGAACGGGCGGGCTGAACGATACGATTATCGACGCCAACCACGCCGCGCTGCAGGCAAAAGTCGCGACCGGCATTCAATTTTCACCCGTCACCGCGGAGGGGCTGTTGCAGGCCATGCGCCGCGCGATGCACCTCTTCCAGGATCGAAAGGTCTGGACGCAGATGCAAAAGCAGGGCATGAAATCCGACGTATCCTGGGGCAGGAGCGCAGAACGCTACGCCGCTCTCTACTCCAGTCTAGTCTCGAGAGGCGCTTAACCCGATGATTAAAACCGTACCGACCACCCCCTATGCGGATCAGAAACCCGGCACTTCGGGCTTGCGAAAGAAGGTTCCCGTATTCCAGCAGCCGAACTACGCGGAAAACTTCATCCAGTCGATTTTCGATTCGCTCGAAGGCTATCAGGGCAAGTGCCTGGTCATCGGCGGCGACGGCCGCTACTACAATCGCGAAGTCATCCAGAAGGCCATCAAAATGGCCGCTGCGAACGGTTTCGGCAAGGTGATGGTCGGCAAGGGCGGCATCCTCTCGACGCCCGCAGCCTCCAATATCATCCGCAAATACAAGGCCTTCGGCGGTATCATCCTGTCGGCCAGCCACAATCCCGGTGGTCCGACCGAAGACTTCGGCATCAAATACAACATCAGCAATGGCGGCCCAGCGCCCGAAAAGATCACCGACGCCATCTATGAGCGCTCCAGGGTGATCGACAGCTACAAGATCGCCGACTTCCCGGACATCAACCTCGACCGCATTGCCCGCGAGGACGTCGGCGGCATGATCGTCTCGGTCATCGACCCCGTCGAAGACTATGCGGCTCTCATGGAGGAGCTGTTTGATTTCGGCGCGATCCGCAACCTGATCAGCCTGGGCTTCCGCATCTGCTTCGACGCGATGAGTGCCGTCACCGGTCCTTATGCCAAGGAAATCTTCGAGATCCGCCTCGGCGCCCCGGACGGATCGGTGCGCAACTTCCTGCCGCTGCCGGATTTCGGCGGTCATCATCCCGATCCGAACCTTGTCTACTGCAAAGAGCTCTACGATGACATGATGAGCGACGATGCGCCCGATTTCGGCGCAGCGTCGGACGGCGACGGCGACCGCAATCTCATCATCGGCAAAGGCATCTACGTCACCCCTTCCGACAGTCTGGCGATCCTGGCGGCCAACGCCAACCTCGCTCCCGGCTATTCGCATGGCATTGCCGGCATCGCCCGTTCGATGCCAACAAGCGGCGCTGCCGATCGCGTAGCCGAAAAGCGTGGCGTTGGCATCTACGAAACGCCGACCGGCTGGAAGTTCTTCGGCAATCTGCTCGATGCCGGCATGGCAACGATCTGTGGCGAGGAAAGCTCCGGCACCGGCTCCAACCACGTTCGGGAAAAGGACGGTCTTTGGGCCGTGCTGCTCTGGCTGAACATCCTGGCTGTACGCGGCGAAAGCGTCATCGATATCGTGACGCAGCATTGGGCCACCTATGGCCGCAACTATTATTCCCGGCACGATTATGAAGGTGTCGACACAGACGCTGCCAACGGCCTGATTGCAGCGCTGCGCGAAAAGCTGCCGACCTTGCCGGGCACGAAAATCGGCGATCTCACCGTTTCCGCCGCCGACGACTTCGCGTACCACGACCCGGTCGACAAGTCGGTCAGCCAGCATCAGGGCATCCGCATCCTCTTCGAAGGTGGCTCTCGCGTGGTCTTCCGCCTCTCCGGCACCGGCACCACCGGCGCCACGCTGCGCGTCTATATCGAGCGCTACGAGCCGGATCCGACCCGTCACAATATCGAGACCCAGGAAGCGCTGGCCGATCTCATCACGGCTGCCCAGGATATCGCCGACATCAAGGGCCGCACCGGCCGTGACGCACCGACGGTGATTACCTGAGTTTTAGGTTTTAAGTTCCTTCTCCCCGTAATGCGGGGAGAAGGTGGTCATGAGCGGCTGAACGAAGTAAAGCAGCGACTGGTCGGAGAGGGGCCTTCTCGAAATTCACCGCAACTGCATAATATGCCGAACGCTCTGCCCCTCACCCTAGCCCTCTCCCGGCAGGCGGGGAGAGGGAACAATCTCCAGCGATCCGGAAAGCCCGCGAGATATGTCAGAACCGACAACCCGCAGCCTTGGCGCGACCCTCACCGACTCGGGTGTTGAATTTGCCGTCTATTCCAGGCATGCCGAGCAGATAGACCTCTGTCTGTTCGACGCTGAGGGCCGCAAGGAAATCGCGCGGCTTCCGCTCGCACGCGACGGCGATGAGCATCGACTCTTTGTTAGAGATGCCGGGGAAGGCACGCGCTACGGCCTGCGAGCCCATGGTTCATACGATCCCGACCAAGGCCTGTGGTTCGACCCTTCCAAACTGCTGGTCGACCCCTATACCAGGGAAATAGACCGGCCGTTTCGCTACGATCCGCGCCTGGGGATCTTCGGTGCGGACACGCAGGATCTGATGCCCAAGGCGATCGTCTCGCGCGATATCGCGGTAAAGCGAGCCAAGCCTTTGTTTCAGCCGGGCGGTCTGATCTATGAAATCGCCGTGAAGCCCTTCACCATGCTGCATCCCGACGTGCCGGCGAAACAGCGCGGCACGCTCGGCGCCCTCGCCCATCCCTTCGTCATCGCGCATCTCAAGCGTCTGCAGGTCGACGCCATCGAACTGATGCCGATCACCGCATGGATCGATGAACGGCACCTGCCGCCGCTCGGCCTCACCAATGGCTGGGGCTACAATCCGGTCGCCTTCATGGCGCTCGACCCGCGCCTCGTCCCCGGCGGCATGAAGGAGCTGCGCGAGACGGTCGCTGCCCTTCACGCCGAAGGCATCGCCGTCATCCTCGATCTCGTCTTCAATCATACCGGCGAGAGCGACCGCCAGGGCCCGACACTATCCCTGCGCGGCCTCGACAACCCCACTTATTTCCGCCATTTGCCGGACCAGCCCGGAACGCTGGTCAACGATACTGGCACTGGAAACACCGTCGCCTGCGATCAGCCGGTAACGCGAAAGCTCATTATCGACAGCCTCAGCCATTTTGTCCGCAATACCGGCATCGACGGCTTCCGCTTCGATCTCGCCACCGTGCTGGGACGCAACGGCAAGGGCTTCGATCCGGAAAGCATGACGCTTCGCACCATGCTGGCGGACGAAGTGCTGCAGGATCGCATTATGATCGCCGAACCCTGGGACATCGGTCCCGGCGGCTATCAGCTCGGGAATTTCCCGGCACCTTTTCTCGAATGGAACGACCGCGCCCGCGACGACCTGCGCCGCTTCTGGCGCGGCGATGCCGGCATCGGCGATCTGGCAACGATCCTTGCCGGCTCCTCCTCCATCTTCGGCCGTGACGGGCGCACGCAGACGCGCTGCGTCAACTTCCTCGCGGCCCATGACGGCTTCACGCTGATGGATCTCGTTTCCTACGAGAACAAGCACAATGAGGCCAATGGCGAAAACAATCGCGACGGCCACAACGAAAACTTCTCCTGGAACAACGGCATCGAGGGAAAAACGGACGATCAGGCGATCCAGTCCAAGCGCCGCGCCGATATCGAAGCCATGCTGTCGACGCTCTTTGCCGCGCGCGGCACGATCATGCTGACCGCGGGCGATGAAGGCGGGCGCAGCCAGCAGGGCAACAACAATGCCTATTGCCAGGACAACGCCATCACCTGGATGGACTGGAAGCTGCTGGACGAAGAGCTGATCGGCCATACCGCCTGGCTCGCCGGTCTGCACCGCCGCTTCACGGCCTTTGCCGATATGAATTTCTTCCGCGGCGATGGCGACGTGCTTTGGTTCTCAAGCGCAGGGACGCCGATGACGGTGCCGGATTGGGAGGCGCCGGGAGCGGCCGTGCTCGGCATGGCGCTGCAAACAGGGGATCGCGCGACACATCGATCGACGCGGCTCGCGCTGGTCTTCAATCGCGCCGCGGACGAGCGCTCCGTGACATTGCCGGTTTCCGAAAGCGGCGGCTGGTCCCGGCTGACGGTGGCAGGCGAAACGCCAGCCGGGGAGCAGATCGCCATTCCCGCCCGCTCCGTCGCTTTCTTTGTCGAAAACTGATCCCGGTTGCACTTTCAGTCTCGATTCGCCAGAAAGGGCTTTGACGACACAGACTGACGAGGATGGCATGCCTGGCGAAATTTCGCTTGTTGAGATCATGAAGCTTGCGGGAACGGAAATCGGCGTTTCCGATTGGATCACCGTCGACCAGACGATGATCGACACCTTTGCCGATGCGACGCTCGATCACCAATTCATCCACGTCGATCCCGAGCGCGCCAAAGCGGAAACCCCCTATGGCGGCACCATCGCCCATGGCTTCCTGACACTCTCGCTGCTCTCGGCGATGAACTATAGCGCATTGCCGAAGATCCGCGAACAGACCATGGGCATCAACTACGGCTTCGAGAAGATCCGCTTCATGTCGCCGGTCAAGTGCGGAGCGCGGGTGCGAGGACGTTTCACACTCGCCGAAACGCGGCTGCGCGGCGCCAATATGCTGATGCTGACCTATGACGTGACAGTCGAGATCGAAAACGAACGCAAACCGGCGCTAACCGCGACATGGACGACCATATCGCAGTTCGACCCGAAGGATCGGCCCGAAGAGGGTTAAGACTTTTTCAGGATGGAGCGGATTTTCTGCATAAATATAACCAGAAGAAGAAGCGCAATTCCACAGAGAGCTTCCGGGAGTTGGGAAGTTAAAGCGCGAAATATGGAAAGCGCATCGAAGGAAACTTCGCCGTCTACAACCTGCTCGATTATATGAAGAACTATTATTGCGGGTATGAAAGCCATCAAGTAGCTTCGAATATGGTCTAAAGCGTTAAATTTACTTGGTATCGTTGGCTGCGTGCTTCCGAAGCCTATACCGGTCCATGACTTGGAATCGACTTCCAGGCTTTCCCTGTCAGAGCCCATGGGCATGACCTTTGTATCGCGCATCACGCTGCGCTGATTGAGGGCGAGTGCTACGAGCGCGCCCATACAGCCAGTATGCAACCGAAATTGACGGTACACAAGATCGATTGCCATCAACTCTCGGCATCATGCACCAAGCCAATTTTTACATCGACTTTGCCTGCGAAGTCCGTCGGGCTTAAAGCCCAGCATCCTCCGCACCTTCGGCGAGAAGGCCGAACGCATAGTCGGAGAAGGAGCGCCAGACCTCGACGCGGAACGTCTCCTCATCGAGCCGCAGGACCACGACCTCAGCCTTGCCGAGCAGCGTGCGCGAGCAAGCGCCGACAGAGAATGCGCTCAGCGAAACATCCTGCGGGCAGCCGGCGGCAAGCGTTGCTTCCGCGCCGGGACCGGAGATGATGACTGCGGTATTGCGATGTGAGACATCGGTCGCCGAATGCAGCACACCGGACGATGCCGCCACGCCGACCAGCTCGGCACCGTTTTCATCGATGACGAGCCATTCGTCCGGGCCGAGCCACAGGGCATGACGGCCATTGGCGCCGGCTGACGTCTTCGGGCGGGTCGGCAGCTGAAGGCCGAGCGCCTGCGAAAGACCATGGACAGAATCCGCAGGCGCGCGCAGCGAAATGCGGCTTGCAGGAGCGGCTGGCGTCAGCCGGACGGTCGAGGAACCGCCGTGGCGGCCGGCGAGTGGCAGTTTGCGGGTAGCGAGATCAGCCATTGATCCGGCCTCCTTCCTTGTCAAAAAATACCAGATCCGTCACCTCGACTGATATCGTCTTGTCGGGCATCGGCACATAGAGCGTCTTGCCCATGCGCTCGCGCCCGCCGGCAACCAGCGCGAAGGCGATGGAGCGGCCGAGATTTTCGGACCAGTAGGACGAGGTGACATGGCCGAGCATGGCCATCGGCTTCTGCTCGTTCGGATCGGCAACGATCTGTGCGCCCTCCTCCAGCACCACCTTCGGATCGCGGGTGACGAGACCGACGAGCTGCTTGCGGCCTTCCTTGACCAGATCCTGCCGTTTCAGGCCGCGAATACCGACGAAATCGGTCTTCTTCTTGGAAACGGCCCAGGCAAGGCCGGCGTCATCGGGCGTCACCGTGCCGTCGGTATCCTGGCCGACGATGATATAGCCCTTCTCAGCGCGGAGCACGTGCATGGTCTCGGTGCCGTAGGCGCAGGCGCCCAGCGGCTCAGCGCGAGCCCATACGGCCTCCCAAACCGACTGGCCATAATCGGCCGGCACATTGATTTCGTAGCCGACTTCACCGGTGAAGGAGACGCGGAACAGCCGCGCCGGCACGCCGCAAACCTTGCACTCGGCGACACTCATATGCGGGAAGGCCTCGTTGGACAGATCCTGGCCCTCGACCAGCGGCTCGATGATCTCGCGTGCCTTCGGACCCTGTACGGCGATAACAGCCCATTGCTCGGTGGTCGAGGTCAGCCACACCTTCAGGTGCGGGAACTCGGTCTGCAGATAGTCTTCCATATGATGCAGCACACGCGGCGCACCGCCCGTCGTGGTCGTCACATGGAAGCGATCCTCGGCCAGACGTCCGACGACGCCATCGTCATAAACGAAGCCGTCTTCGCGGGTCATGATGCCGTAGCGGCAGCGGCCGGGCTTCAGCGTATCCCAGGCATTGGTGTAGAGGAGGTTCAGGAATTCCGCCGCATCCGGCCCGACCACTTCGATCTTGCCGAGCGTCGAGGCATCGAACACGCCGGCCACTTCGCGCGCCGTACGGCATTCGCGATTGACGGCCTGATGCATGGTCTCGCCGGCACGCGGATAGAACCAGGCGCGCTTCCAGTTGCCGACATCTTCGAAGATCGCGCCGTGCGCCTCTTCCCAGGCATGCATCGGCGTCTTGCGGGCGGGATCAAAGAGAGCCCCGCGCGAATGGCTGATCAGCGTGCCGTAGGTAACGGGCGTATAGGGCGCGCGGAAGGTGGTGAGACCGACCTGCGGAATATCCTTGCCGAGCATTTCGGCAGCGATCGCCAGGCCATGCATGTTGGATAGTTTGCCCTGGTCGGACGCCATGCCGTTGGTGGTGAAGCGCTTGATATGCTCGATGGAATGCATGCCTTCGCGCACTGCAAGGCGGATATCCTTGGCGCAGACATCGTGCTGGAAATCGACGAAAGCCTTGGCATTCGTATCCGGTCCCGCACCTTCGGCAGCACCGATCATGCCGCCTGTCCATTCGAAGGCCTGCTCGGCGTGGAGCTGGATCTTCTCTCCGCCATTGGTGCTGCCGGTCGCGCGCGCCATCAGCTCGCCGGCGGCAAGTGATTCCTCGATCGCGGCTTGCAGCCCATCCGTGCCGTTGCAGGCGCCGACCGAAAGGCAATCCTGAACATAGGTGCCCGGCAGGAAGCGCTGCTTCTCGGTATCGAATTTCAGCTTGCCGCGCGATTGCGAAAAGAGATGAACGGAGGGCGTCCAGCCCGCCGAAACCAGGAGGGCATCCACGGGGATCTTGCGGGTTGCGGAACTGCCGTTGCGCGAGACGGTCATCGAGGCGACGCGCAGCTTGCCTGATGTATCGACGACGGCATAGTCGGTCAGCACCTCGATGCCGAGCCGCTTTGCTTCGGCGAGAACCGCCTCGCCCGGACGCGCACGGCTGTCGACGATGGCAGCGATGGAAACGCCGGCGCGCTTCAGATCGAAGGCGGCCTCATAGGCCGAATCATGCGCCGTGTAGACGCCGATCTTCGCACCGACGGCGACGCCATAGTGGTTGAGATAGGCACGCGCAGCCGAAGCGAGCATGATGCCCGGACGATCGTTGTTCGGAAACACCATGTGGCGTTCGATCGCGCCTGTCGCCAGGATGGCGCGCTTGGCGCGGACCTGCCATAGGCGCTCGCGCGGCAAGTCGCGGCCGGGTTTGGCCAGATGGTCGGTCACGCGTTCGGCAAGGCCGAAGAAATTATGGTTGTAATAGCCGAAGGCGGTCGTGCGGGTCAGCACCTGGACATTCGGCATCGCCTTGAGCTTGGCGACGGTCGCTTGCGCCCACTCGTACCCTTCGGCGCCATCGATCTTGATGCCGGTATCGAAGCGGAGCGCGCCGCCGACATCCGGCTGTTCGTCACAGAGGATGACCTTGGCGCCAGTTTCAGCCGCCGCGAGCGCCGCGGAAAGACCGGCGACGCCGGCACCCACGACAAGAACGTCGCAATGGGCGTAACGACCGGCATAGTGATCCGGATCCTCTTCCGTCGGCGCAACGCCGAGGCCGGCAGCACGGCGGATGAAGGGCTCGTAAATATGCTTCCAGGCCGACTTCGGCCACATGAAGGTCTTGTAGTAGAAGCCAGCGGCAAAGAAGGGCGACATCAGATTGTTGACGCCACCGATATCGAAGGCGAGCGACGGCCAGCGGTTTTGCGACTGAGCCTTCATGCCGTCGAAAACTTCCTGCACGCTGGCACGCACGTTCGGCTGTCGCCGCGCCGCATCGCGCGAGATATCGAGCAGTGCGTTCGGTTCTTCGGCTCCAGCCGAAAGGATACCGCGCGGACGGTGATACTTGAAGGAACGGCCGACAAGATGGACGCCGTTGGCAAGCAGCGCCGAGGCGACGGTATCGCCCTCGAGCGCGGTATAGGTCTTGCCGTCAAAAGTGAAGCGAGCGGTTCTGGCCGGCGTCAAACGCCCCTTGCCCGCGATACGATTGGCGCCGCTCATTCAGCAAATCCCTCTGTTGGTGCCGTCTTTTCTTGTTCGTTCTGTTGCTGCGTCACCGGTTCGGCCGCGCCGGGCTTGAGCGTCGCTGGATCCGGCTTCGGTTCGCCGGCCTTGTAGGTTCGGTAGAAGTGATCGCTCACCGTGTCGCGCGCCGCATTGAAGAAGCGGCCGCAGCCATGGATGTGCCGCCAGCGCTCGAAGATCAGCCCCTTCGGGTTGTCGCGCAGGAAGAAATATTCCTCGAATTCCTCGTCCGAGATCCCGGCAATATTGGCCGGCCGCACGATATGCGCGTCGCCGGCGTTGCGGAATTCGAGTTCCGAACGCTCTTCCTCGCAATAGGGGCAGTAAATCAGCAGCATTGTTTTCTACCTGTGTTAAAGCTCGGAGCCTGTAAGGCTTGTGCCGGGAGGCTGCGCGCAAAGCTGCCGCCCCATGATGACGAAAGGTGTTATGCGCTTCAGCAGCGCCTCCAGCGATCCATAGGGCTTCAGCACATTGGTCATCCCCAGATTGACCAGGCTCATGCCCAGCAGATCCGTGTCGATCGCAAACGCCCTGGTCGCCTCGGGCGTCTGATCCGGCACGAAATAGACCGCCGGCTTGTTCAGCACCTTGGCGCAGGCAATCACGCCGCTTTCGGCCACGAAGGGCCAGTCGGCCTCATCCTTCGCCTTGTGGATCACCTGCATGCGAAAATCCTTGACCCCCGGAATAAGATCGCTGACTTCGGTCGCGATCGCTCCGACCGGCAGGGAAAGCCCTGCGGCAAGAACGATCCCGACCGCGGCCAGCATCAGTGTGCCACGGCGGCGGCCGCCGCCTCATCGATCAGACGGCCAGTGCGGAAGCGATCCAGCGTCAGGCCGGCATTGAACTTGTGCGGCTCGTCGCGGGCAATCAGATGGGCAAAGAGATTGGCCGAACCCGGCGTCGCCTTGAAGCCGCCGGTGCCCCAGCCGCAATTGACATAGAGCCCGGGCACCGGCGTCTTCGACTGGATTGCCGAACGATCCGGCGTATTGTCGACGATGCCGCCCCAGGAACGCATCATCTTCACGCGACGGAACATCGGGAACAATTCGCAGATCGCATCCAGCGTATGGGTGATGATCTGCAACCCGCCGGTCTGGCTGTATGAATTATATTGATCCGTGCCGGCGCCGATGACGAGCTCGCCCTTGTCTGACTGCGAGATATAGGCATGCACCGTGTTCGACATGACGACGCAGGGGAAGATCGGCTTCAGCGGCTCGGAAACGAGCGCCTGCAGTGGGCTCGATTGCAGCGGCACGCGAACGCCGGCCATCTGCATGACGACGGTGGTGTGGCCGGCTGCGGAAACGCCGACCTTCTTGGCGCCGATAAAGCCCTTACTCGTATCGACGCCGGTCACACGGCCGTCTGGCCCGCGCCGAATGCCGGTCACTTCGCAATTCTGGATAATGTGCACGCCGCGATCGGAAGCGGCGCGCGCGAAGCCCCAAGCGACCGCATCGTGACGCGCCGTGCCGCCGCGACGCTGCAGGGCGGCACCGTTGATCGGATAGCGCGCCGTCTTCGAAATATCGAGCGGCGGGCAATATGCCTTAGCCTGCTCGGGCGTCAGCCATTCATTGTCGATGCCATAGAGACGGTTGGCGTGGATATGCCGCTTGAAGGACTGCTGGTCATGCACATTGTGCGACAGCATCATCACGCCGCGCGGCGAATACATGACATTGTAATTGAGATCCTGAGACAGCCCTTCCCAGAGCTTCATCGAATGCTCGTAGATGTGCATGCTCTCTTCATAGAGATAGTTCGAGCGGATGATGGTCGTGTTGCGGCCGGTATTGCCGCCGCCGAGCCAGCCCTTTTCGATCACCGCGACATTGGTGATGCCATGCTCCTTGGCGAGATAGTAGGCTGCACCCAGGCCATGACCGCCGCCACCGACGATGATGACGTCATACTCCTTGCGCGGCTCCGGCGAGGTCCATTGAGCCTCCCAGCCCTTGTGAGCCCGCATCGCTTCCCGTGCCACGGCAAAAACCGAGTATTTACGCATTCGCCCTCAACTCCTTCAGGCAAGACGCCCTTTTTCTGGGTCATACAAATCGCAAATCCAAAACCGACACAACGGCTCTTTTGCGACGCATTCAGCACCGTCTTTCGACACGGTTAAGATTGCCGCCATCCCGCCTGCCCCGCTTACGACCTCCTAGCCGATTATTTGCGCTGCAGATGGCAGACCTTCACGCGCCCGCCATGACCGTCCTTGCTCCAGACACATCCCTCTTTTCGCGGCTTTCCATTGTGGAGATAAATTCTCGCACGATGTTTGCTGTCGTAGGTCTGATTGGAAAAATCATGGCCACCGATGCGCACATTCTTACCAAACCGCACTTCGCCGGCTGCTGCAGGCGCAAACACCGCAGTGAGTACCACAAGGCTGAGCGCGAGCGCAGCAAGCGCTTTCCCAACAGCGATAAAGCGATGCGATTGCATGAAGTGATTCCCTCCCGTTTCGGACAGCTGCTCGAATCCCCCGCAGCTCACGAATGATTCTGATCCGAAATGCTCACATAAGCATGTCAGTGCCGCAAAGATCGGGATCTGCCAATCCCTCTTTCAAGCGCCTTCGTGAAAGCGCAGCAGGTATCGCCGGTTCAATTCAACCCTCGACAACTAGCTTTTTCCTCTGCAAACTCACGATCTGGCTAGACTTTGACAAACCGATCTGCTATCCCGCCACCCAATCGCAAGGCTGTGGCCGCGCGAACGTTATATTTTTGCCTCCTGGCGCTGCCGTCGCCGCTGGCATCAACCAAACCAAAGGAACGTGATTCTCGTGCAGGTACTTGTCCGCGATAACAATGTCGACCAGGCTCTCCGCGCTCTCAAGAAGAAGATGCAGCGCGAAGGTATTTTCCGCGAAATGAAGATGCGCGACTACTATGAAAAGCCGTCGCAGAAGCGTGCTCGCGAGAAGGCTGAAGCTGTTCGTCGCGTTCGCAAGCTTGCTCGCAAGCGCGCTCAGCGCGAAGGCCTTGTTGCCAAGTAATCGCCGTTTTTTCGACGTTTTCAGATGCATGTGTGGCGGGGGCGAGTCGTTCGCCGCCGCCTTTTTGATTTATTCTCTACGCAAATCGGATTAAATCAGAACAGCCTGATATGACGCATGGGGAAAGCGAACCCGATAATGGCAATGACGACTTCCGTAAAGTTCCGCACTTCGAACCTCTCCTTACCCGTTTCGAAGCGCGCCGCGGTGCTGCCTGCTTTGGCGATACTTGCCGCGATCAGCCTTTCCGGCTGCCAGACGGCTACGACCGATAATGTGATCCAGATCGACAAGGCTCAGGGCTCGTCCGAAAATATCGCCTCGCTGACATCAGTCATCAATGCCAATCCGCAGGATCCGGAAGGCTACAATGTGCGCGGCACGGCCTATGGCCGCGGCGGCGATTTCAACCGCGCTCTTGGCGATTTCAATCAGGCGATCCAGCTCAATCCGAAGTTCTACCAGGCCTATGCCAACCGCGCGCTCATCTATCGCAACATGGGCAAGCTGCCGGAAGCGGTCGCGGACTATAATGCGGCGCTGCAGATCAACTCGAACTACGACGTCGCCTATATCGGCCGCGGCAACCTCT comes from Rhizobium tropici CIAT 899 and encodes:
- the glgA gene encoding glycogen synthase GlgA, which encodes MKVLSVSSEVFPLIKTGGLADVVGALPIALKPYGVETKTLIPGYPAVMKAIRDPVVRLELPDLLGEAATILEVEHAGISFLVLDAPAYYSRTGGPYVDATGKDYPDNWRRFAALSLAGAEIAAGLLPGWRPDLVHAHDWQSALVPVYMRYYPTPELPSVLTIHNIAFQGQFGADIFPGLRLPAHAFSVEGIEYYGDVGFLKGGLQTAHALTTVSPSYAEEILTPEFGMGLEGVIASKAYNLYGIVNGIDDDIWNPATDPMIAQTYSAATLKERAINRHRVVEHFGLEEDDGPIFCVVSRLTWQKGMDILAEVASEVVHMGGKLAILGAGDAALEGALFAAAGRHRGRVGVSAGYNEPMSHLMQAGCDAIIIPSRFEPCGLTQLYGLRYGCLPIVARTGGLNDTIIDANHAALQAKVATGIQFSPVTAEGLLQAMRRAMHLFQDRKVWTQMQKQGMKSDVSWGRSAERYAALYSSLVSRGA
- a CDS encoding alpha-D-glucose phosphate-specific phosphoglucomutase, whose protein sequence is MIKTVPTTPYADQKPGTSGLRKKVPVFQQPNYAENFIQSIFDSLEGYQGKCLVIGGDGRYYNREVIQKAIKMAAANGFGKVMVGKGGILSTPAASNIIRKYKAFGGIILSASHNPGGPTEDFGIKYNISNGGPAPEKITDAIYERSRVIDSYKIADFPDINLDRIAREDVGGMIVSVIDPVEDYAALMEELFDFGAIRNLISLGFRICFDAMSAVTGPYAKEIFEIRLGAPDGSVRNFLPLPDFGGHHPDPNLVYCKELYDDMMSDDAPDFGAASDGDGDRNLIIGKGIYVTPSDSLAILAANANLAPGYSHGIAGIARSMPTSGAADRVAEKRGVGIYETPTGWKFFGNLLDAGMATICGEESSGTGSNHVREKDGLWAVLLWLNILAVRGESVIDIVTQHWATYGRNYYSRHDYEGVDTDAANGLIAALREKLPTLPGTKIGDLTVSAADDFAYHDPVDKSVSQHQGIRILFEGGSRVVFRLSGTGTTGATLRVYIERYEPDPTRHNIETQEALADLITAAQDIADIKGRTGRDAPTVIT
- the glgX gene encoding glycogen debranching protein GlgX, with the translated sequence MSEPTTRSLGATLTDSGVEFAVYSRHAEQIDLCLFDAEGRKEIARLPLARDGDEHRLFVRDAGEGTRYGLRAHGSYDPDQGLWFDPSKLLVDPYTREIDRPFRYDPRLGIFGADTQDLMPKAIVSRDIAVKRAKPLFQPGGLIYEIAVKPFTMLHPDVPAKQRGTLGALAHPFVIAHLKRLQVDAIELMPITAWIDERHLPPLGLTNGWGYNPVAFMALDPRLVPGGMKELRETVAALHAEGIAVILDLVFNHTGESDRQGPTLSLRGLDNPTYFRHLPDQPGTLVNDTGTGNTVACDQPVTRKLIIDSLSHFVRNTGIDGFRFDLATVLGRNGKGFDPESMTLRTMLADEVLQDRIMIAEPWDIGPGGYQLGNFPAPFLEWNDRARDDLRRFWRGDAGIGDLATILAGSSSIFGRDGRTQTRCVNFLAAHDGFTLMDLVSYENKHNEANGENNRDGHNENFSWNNGIEGKTDDQAIQSKRRADIEAMLSTLFAARGTIMLTAGDEGGRSQQGNNNAYCQDNAITWMDWKLLDEELIGHTAWLAGLHRRFTAFADMNFFRGDGDVLWFSSAGTPMTVPDWEAPGAAVLGMALQTGDRATHRSTRLALVFNRAADERSVTLPVSESGGWSRLTVAGETPAGEQIAIPARSVAFFVEN
- a CDS encoding MaoC family dehydratase, coding for MPGEISLVEIMKLAGTEIGVSDWITVDQTMIDTFADATLDHQFIHVDPERAKAETPYGGTIAHGFLTLSLLSAMNYSALPKIREQTMGINYGFEKIRFMSPVKCGARVRGRFTLAETRLRGANMLMLTYDVTVEIENERKPALTATWTTISQFDPKDRPEEG
- a CDS encoding sarcosine oxidase subunit gamma, translating into MADLATRKLPLAGRHGGSSTVRLTPAAPASRISLRAPADSVHGLSQALGLQLPTRPKTSAGANGRHALWLGPDEWLVIDENGAELVGVAASSGVLHSATDVSHRNTAVIISGPGAEATLAAGCPQDVSLSAFSVGACSRTLLGKAEVVVLRLDEETFRVEVWRSFSDYAFGLLAEGAEDAGL